The genomic DNA GCATTCCACCCGCCGCAAGCAGCGTCATGGTCACGATAAGCGAGCGACGTTCAAACATATCGCCCAGCGGCACCAGGAACAGCAGCCCGGCGGCATAGCCAAGCTGTGCGGCGGTAACGATGAACCCGGCCTGTCCTGCGCTAAGCGAAAAGTGGCGGGCAATGGTCTCCAGCAGCGGCTGCGCGTAGTAGTTGCTGGCAACGGCCAGGCCGGTGGCGACGGACATTAAGGCAATTAAGGCTGGGCTAAGCCCGTGGGCAGGTTTAGTCATAATGGCTGAAATGATTAAGAAAGAGAGAGTGATAATAACCAAAGGCGGGAAGGGCGGGGAAAATGTCGCGTAGCGGAATGTGCTTTTTGGCTACGGGGCCCTATCTTTCCGTAGGCCGGGTAAGCAAAGTGTCTGTAGGCCAGATAAGGCAAAGCCGCCATCCGGCAGTCGGAGGCGGCTCAGGTACATTCTCGGCATCGCCACACTCGGATGCTGCTTTATGCCGCCCCGAGTGGGCATGCCTGATGGCACGAGGCTGTTCAGGCCTACTTCTGCGCGGCCAGCGCCTCTTTTACCCAGCCGTCAAATACCTGCTGGTGAGCCTGAATCCAGCCATCAACCTGGCCCTGAACGTCGGCTTCTGAAGCCTTGCCGTCATGCATCATCGCGTTCTGTGCGTTAATGTCGGACAGCGGCAGCTTCATAATGGCAAACAGCTTCGCCGCCGCCGGGTTTTTCTCGGCCCAGGCCTTATTGGCGACGATATGCATAGTGCTTACCGGGAAGCCGTAGTTCGCGCCGTTAGCCAGCTTGGTGTCGATATTTTTCTGTACGCCCGGCAGGGAGGAGAACGGCACCTGCAGCCAGACCACGTCTTTCCCCGGTTTCAGCACGTCGCTCACCCAATACGGTGTCCAGGTATAGTAGATAATCGGCTTGCCTTCTTTAAAGCGGGTGATGGTATCGGCCATCATTGCCGCATAGTTGCCCTGATTATGCTCGACCGTTTTGGTCAGATCATAGGCATCCAGCTGATGATTAATCACCGCCTCACAGCCCCAGCCTGGGTTACAGCCGGTCAGATCGGCCTTACCGTTGCCGTTGGTATCGAACAGTTTGGCAATCTTCGGATCTTTAAGCTGCTCGATATTGGTAATGTGGTACTGGTCGGCGGTTTTCTTATCGATCAGATACCCCTGCGCCGCGCCGCCAACCAGCGTCCCTTCGCGGTAAAATTTCTTGTCACCGCCAGCCGCTGCATACATATCGTCATGCAGCGGTATCCAGTTGACGGCGGTAAAGGTCGCGTCGCCGGCGGCGATAGAGGTGTAGCCGACGTTGTAATCGACTTCGTTGGGTTTACTGACGGTGTAACCGAGCTTTTCCAGCGCGCGGCTGACCAGCAGCGTCTGGAACGTTTCTTCGGACAGGGTGCTCTGTACCGGCTGTACGGTCATGCCTTTCCCCGGCAGGTCGGCGGCAAAGGCGCTGGTGGAAACCAGCGTGGCAAACGCTGTCGCAAAAACAAATGAGTGTCGCATCGTTGTTCCTTTAATAGTGATAGTCGTGGAGCGTTGGCCCGCAGCGCAGGCCAACACGATGGTTACTTAGTGAAAGGGCGGAGCAGCAGACCCAGCGGGCCGGTGCTGTACCAGCGGCGATTGCCACGGCTGCGGGAGTCGCGGCCAACGGCCTGGGTCAGGCGGTCGAGAATGATGGCGAGGATAACGATCCCCACGCCGCCAACCGTTGCCAGCCCCATATCCAGACGGCCAATACCGCGCAGGACCATCTGGCCGAGACCGCCGACGGCGATCATGGAGGCGATCACGACCATTGACAGGGCCAGCATCAGCGTCTGGTTGACCCCCGCCATAATGGTCGGCATTGCCAGCGGCAGCTGCACTTTAAACAGCATCTGACGTGGGCTAGCGCCGAAGGATCGCGATGCCTCGATAAGATCTGCAGGCACCTGGTTAATTCCAAGAATGGTCAGGCGCACAATGGGCGGCAGGGCGAAGATAATCGTCACGACGACGCCCGGGACGTTACCAATACCGAACAGCATGACAATCGGCACCAGGTACACGAACGCGGGAGTCGTCTGCATGGCATCAAGCAGCGGACGAATAATCTTCGCCGCCCGCGGGCTTCGCGCCAGCCAGATACCGAGCGGCAGGCCGATTAACACACAGAACAGCAGCGCAGTGAGTACCAGTGCCAGCGTCACCATGGCCTGTGACCAGGCGCCAATCGCACCGATGGCAATCAGCGAGATAAAGGTCGCTACGCCCATGCCGAGGCTGGAGATCTGCCAGGCGATGAGGGCGAAAATCACAATCGCCACCGGTGCGGGCATTCCCAGCAGCAGCTGCTGGAAGGCGCTCAGAATATAGTCGACGGGAACGCGAATCCCCTGGAACAGCGGGCGGAAGTGCGTGACCACCCAGTCAATGCCGTGAGTCACCCAGCTATCGAGTGGAATCAGCGTCTTATGGAACGGATCCATAATATTAAAATGCTCAGCCTGCGGAGCGGGCGCGCTGTGCAGCCAGTCTGCGCTACCGCCGGACGGCGTCGATGCCGGAGAGCCCCAGGCGTCGGCAGAATTTGCCGCGCTGTCTGCGGCCGGTGTGGTATCCCACGGGTTAGATTGATCAGCCATTGTTGTTTGCCCCCTCGCGATCTAATGCCTGTAGCAGCATGCGTTTTGAAATCACGCCGACGTACTGCTGTTCTTCTCCCACCACCGGAACGGCGCAGGGCGCGTGGCCCACATGAGAGAGCAATTCGCTGAGCGGCGTCTGCGCATCAACGGCCAGAGGCTCGTCAATCAGCGCCGCGTCGATTCCCTGGTTAGCTTTTAACGCCTCTTTCAGGGAGTCGATGGAGACAATACCGACAAACTTATTTCCGCGTTCAATGACGTAGCCAAATTCGCGGTCATCATCCTGCAATAATTTCAGCGCGGAGCGTGGGCCAAAGCCCGGCGTTTTACGGATTAAGCCATCCGGATTACGACGTGCAATATCTTTGGCGCTAAACACCTGGCTAATATCCACACCGCGGAAGAAGGTGCGGACATAATCATTGGCCGGATTATTCAGAATTTCATCCGGAGTACCCACCTGAACGACTTCGCCATTTTGCATAATGGCAATGCGATCGCCAATTCGCATTGCTTCATCGAGATCGTGGGAAATAAATACCACGGTGCGCTGATGTTTCGCCTGTAATTTTACCAGCTCATCCTGCATCTCAGTACGAATTAAGGGATCGAGCGCCGAGAAGGCTTCATCCATTAATAGAATATCAGGGTTGATGGCCAGAGCACGCGCCAGACCGACGCGCTGTCGCATCCCGCCGGACAGTTCATCCGGATAAGCGTGCGCGTAGTTTTCGAGGCCCACCTGACGCAGGGCGTCCAGTGCTTTTTCCTGGCGCTCCTGTACCGGCACGCCCGCAAGGTCCATGCCGAATGCGGTGTTATCCAGCACGCTCATGTGCGGCATCAGCGCAAACGACTGGAATACCATGGCGATTTTTTTGCGGCGCACGTCGCGGAGCTCGGCGTCGGATATTTTGGCAATATCCACACCGTCAATCAGCACCTGACCGCGGGTGGGTTCAATCAGACGATTGAGAAGGCGTACCATGGTGGATTTGCCGGAGCCGGATAACCCCATGATGACAAATATCTCGCCTTCTTCAATGGCCAGACTGGCGTCTTTGACGCCAAGCGATAACCCTGTTTTTTCCAGAATTTGCTCTTTGCTGAAACCCTTCTCGATATATTTAAATGCTCGCTGTGGATGCTCGCCGAATATTTTATAAAGATTCTTAACTTCTAATTTAACTGCCATGCAATATGCGTTTTCCTGTTTTTAGTTTATGTCGATATGGTACCTGATGAGAATAATTACCTTTTTATACCCTAGCACATTCAGATGATGTGACAACCCTCAACCTGTTCTTATCAGAAATATCAGGCAGGGCGATCGTGCGCTCATTTCCCATGATATAAGGGCTGAGCCGCAAATTAGCGCCTGTTGATTTTTTTGTAAATTAAGCTGGAAAATTTGCAGGCGATCGGAAAAATGGCATGAATATTGTCGGAAAAATCACCGTGAATTAGCGTGAGTTATTTGTATGATCATGGCCGTTTGATAAGAAATATCCCGGCGAAAAATGTGGGCGTATATTGGCGAGGATTGAGGCATTATTTACAACGTCAAATCGCCCGTGAATGATGAATAGTCACGGGCGATTCTGGCTTACATCCGCATACCGACAGCCAGACGGTTAAAGGCGTTCATCAGGCTGATAGCAAAGGTCATATCGCTAATTTGTTCCGCGCTAAAATGCGCCAGCAGCGGCTGGTAGACGTCATCTTCGGCGTGTGTTTCGGCGATGTGCGTCAGATCTTCCGCCCAGGCCAGCGCGGCGCGTTCTGCATCGCTGAAGCGATCGCTCACTCTCCAGCCAGCTAGCGCGTCCAGCCTGGTCTGTTCCACACCGGCTTTGCGCAGCGCGTTGCTGTGCATCTCCAGGCAAAACGCGCAGCCGTTAATTTGTGACACCCGCAGGTACAGCAGCTCAAGCAGCGGGCGTTCCAGCATGCTCTTTTCCAGCGCGATGCTCGCCTGTACCAGCCCGGCATAGACCGCTGGGCTCAGTTCACTATAGGGTTGGCGTAGTGCAGTCATTGTCTTTCTCCTCGTTCAAGATGAGACAAAAATAGCACTATAATGGCCCTAAAAAGATAGCCATATTCTGGGTAAAAAATAAGACCATGAAAACGCGCCATGTACCGCGATACCAGCAAATCGCTCGTCAGCTGAAGGCGGCGATTGAACAAGGTGAACTGAGTGCGGGCAGGCGTCTGCCGTCCAGTCGCCTCTACGCTCAGGAGCTTGGTGTCTCCAGAGTGACGGTGGAGAACGCCTATGCGGAGCTGGTGGCGCAGGGGTGGCTTGAACGACGCGGGCAGGCAGGGACGTATGTCAGTCATCACTTAACGCTGGAAGCCACGCCAGCGGAGCCGCTTGGTTTTGGCGGCGAGCAGTTCCAGCCGCTGCCGTTCCAGCTTGGCTTGCCCGCGCTGGATCTCTTTCCGCGCGGGCTATGGGCTCGGGTAATGGGGCGCAGGCTGCGTACGCAAACCCGCTTTGACCTCGCGTTGGGCGATGTGTGTGGTGAACTGGCGCTGCGTCAGGCGATAGTCGAGTACCTGCGGCTGTCGCGGAGCATTGAGTGCGATGCCGGTCAGGTGTTTATCACTTCGGGCTATGCGGCGGCTATGAGCCTGGCGCTTAAAGCGCTGGATGGGCGCGGTGAGAGCATGTGGGTAGAAGATCCCGGCTTCCCGCTGATCCGCCCGACGCTGGCAGAGGAGGGCGTAAGCCTGCACCCGGTGCCGGTTGACGACGAGGGGATGAATATTGACTGGGCATTACAGCATGCCGGCGACGCGCGATTTGCGCTATTAACTCCGGCTCACCAGAGCCCGACCGGCGTGGCGCTGTCGCTGCCGCGTCGGCGACAGCTGCTCGACTGGGCGGCACACCAGCGGGCGTGGGTCATTGAAGACGATTATGACAGCGAGTTTCGCTATCACGGCAAGCCGCTGCCGCCGTTGAAGAGTCTGGATGCGCCACAGCGGGTGATTTATGTAGGGACGTTCAGCAAATCGTTGTTTCCAGCGCTGCGGACCGCCTGGCTGGTGGTTCCGCTGCCGCTGGTGGCGGCGTTTCGTCGTCAGGCTCAGCGTGCGGCCTGCCCGGTGCCGCTGCTCTGGCAGCACACGCTGGCAGACTTTCTACGCGAAGGTCACTTCTGGCGCCATCTGAAGAAAATGCGCATTCACTATGCCCAGCGTCGCCGCTGGCTGGAAACCGCGCTCGTGGCTCAGGGTTTTCAGGTTGTGGCGCAATCCGGCGGCATTCAACTGGTGGTGACGGTCGAGGGGGACGATCTCGCGATGGCGCGCAGGGCCCGTGAGGCTGGCCTGGCGGTACAGGCTATCAGCGACTGGCGGATAGCGACAGGTGGACGAGGCGGGCTGATAATGAGCTTTACGAATCTTATTTCGCAGGCGATGGCTGACGAGCAGGTGGCGGCGCTACGGCGGGCGCTAAAATAAAAACCCCGGAGCATCAGAGACACTCCGGGGGAGACGCGTTTTTATTATCAACATCATTGTGGTTATATTATCGGCGCGATCCCAATAATACGCCAATAAAAATACCTACCGCCGCGGCCGCGCTCACACTTTGCCACGGTTTATCGCGAATATAGCTGTCTGCCGTTTCGGCAACGTCGCATGCGCTTTGCTGTATGCGGCTACGGCCGTGAATACGTGCGCGGGTTTCGCTGAGTAACGCTTTAGCCTTACGACGAGCGGTATCTACCTCATCTTTATTTTCACTGGCCCAGCTCTTCAGAATATCTTCCAGACTGTCGGCTAATTGGCTGACATCGTTATGAATATCTTGTACTTCGTCGTCAGCTTCATTGCGATTAAACAACTTTGGCATCTCGGCCTCCTCGAATTTGTATTGAGCGTTAAGTGTAGGCCATACGCTATAAATTGCCGGGAATTAATGAGTTTCTGGAATTATCTGAAAGCGAGACGAATACTGATTCATGTAAGGTGGCGATGCAGTAAAAGATAACGAGGAAAAAATATGTATTTACGACCTGACGAGGTAGCGCGCGTGCTTGAAAAAGCGGGCTTTACCATGGATGCGGTAACCCCCAAAGCCTACGGCTATCGCCGCGGTGAGAATTACGTCTACGTTAACCGCGAAGCGCGGATGGGGCGCACTGCGTTGATTATTCATCCGGGGCTTAAAGACCGAAGCTATAAATTTGCCGAACCGGCGTCTGATATTAAAGCTTGCGATCACTATGAACAGTTCCCGCTGTATCTCGGCGGCGATGTTGAACAGCACTACGGCATTCCGCACGGTTTTAGTTCACGAATGGCGTTAGAACGCTTTTTAGATGGGTTATTTGGCGAGAACGTATGAATAAACGACTGGCATCGCCAGTCGTTTATTGCGCGTCTATCAGGCTTTTGCCTGGGTATATTGTTCCACACGGAACAGGCGACGGCAGAAATCGAGGAAGTAGCCGTAAGCCGCCCCCATCACCAGCGAGATCGCCGCGTTAGAGCTGACCGCCGCGGCAATCTGGTGCCAGTCGGCGCCAACGCTCAGCAGAATCATAACGTACACCGGCGACTGGAAGGTCACGTACGCCAGCGGGTCCGCCGCTCTTCTCACCCAACCTGCCGGGCTGATACGCGCCGCCTGGCGCATAATAAAGTCACGATACAGACCGTATGGCCAGGCAATAATAATGTTGACCGGAATAGCAACCAGACGTGATGAAAGTGACTGCTCGAAGGTCATTCCCGAGAGAAATATTTCAATCATCATGTTCACGACGGAACAGTAGACCACCATGGCGAAAGTGTCTGCTGCCGCATGACGCAGGCGTGACTGCGCAGAGAACATCGGTATGCTCCTCGAAAATGGACGTTATAACTGAGTGAAAACGTTTTTTTAGGCGTTTTGGATTGGTTTGTACGACGCGTATAGGTTATCCATCTACAATAAAACAAACAACTAGTGAAATATTTTTATTTAATGCGTTTTTGTCAATAAAATACTCTGCCGTTGATTGTTTTTTGAGCGCTACGCTATTTTTGTTTTTGAAGGTTATTTTAATGATTAAAATCATTGTGTTATGTGGTGAGTTCGCCGGAGTGTGATGGGCGTAAATGCCGGCATGATTCACGCGTCGGCGTGCGATGCTGATTTTATTGTGATCGCTATCGCTATTGGTTTTTTTATCCAGATTTTGGGCTTTTTATTAGCATTAAATGTTGGATGTTAGATTTTTGAGATATGCGTGAAATTTGGGTAATCATGCAACTGAAGGGGGGAAGGAAGCGGCGAGCGATGCTCACCGCAGAAAGCACTCAGCAGACGCCAAAGTCTCCCTCTTCATGGTACGGGGCAACGTCGTCGTTTTTCAGGGTGTATTGTTTACCGTGCTCATCGCTTGCCTGTACGGCGACGATGCTATCTTCATGCGCTTCAATGACTTTGAGTTTTGGTCCGCCCATTTTGGACTGAACCAGATCGCCAGGTGCAAACATCCACGAACTCCTTTGTTATAGAGGGTGATATCTTGTCGCCGCGGCGGCAGCCGTCAACGACGGTTCCACGGCATCGAGACTAACAGCCGCGCCATGCCGCAAAAACCCGTCACCCCGGCAAAGGTTAAGCCCGCGCCAACGAATGCGCTGAGCAGGAAGAAGGCGCTGGAAACGCTATAGCCGAGGATAACGCCCAGTAAAATTAGCACGCCAGCCGCAATCTGTACCTGGCGCATTAGGGGTAGCGGCTGTGATTTATCTTCAACGGTGAGCAGACCGGCCTGACGCCAGCCATCAATCCCACCTTCAACAATGTTCACCTGTGCAGGCGCGGCCGCTGCGACAAGGCGGGCGAGATTGTTACGGGTACGGTTACCGGACTGGCAGTGAAAAATCACCACGTCCGCTGCGGACGCCTGCACGGTTGCACCTTGCTCAATGGCGCTGAGCGGAAGCAGGCGAGCGGCAGGTATATGTTCGCGGGCATATTCATCGGCGTCGCGAATATCAATCAGCAGAGCACCCTGTTCGGTCAGGGCGAAGGCTTCTTTCGGGGAAATCGTTTCGGTCGTCATGCAGGGGCTCCTCAGGGGCAGTAGAGCGTTTTTAAGGTGGCGACTATCTGCTGCACCGCCTCGTTTTTGATGAAATAGTGAAGACGCTGTGCCTCGCGCCGACAGTCAACCAGCCGCTCTTCCCGCATGCGCGCAAGGTGCTGTGAAGTCGCGGACGGGCTTAACCCGCAGGCTTTGGCTAAATCGCCTGCGCTGGTGCCCGGTGCGTCGCAGAGCATACAAAGGATCAGCAGCCGGCGAGGGTTGCTCATCGCTTTGAGTAGCGCGGCGGCCTCGCCGGCAAGGGACTGAAGCAGTTCATTTGGGGTCATAGTTAGTTTAGGTTTTACTTAATTTAGTAAATGCTAAACTAATCGGGAATACATTGCGAGAGATATTTGCGCAGTCGGCAAACTCATTAGTATGCTAATGGTTAAGTGAGTTGAAAATAAATAAACGGAATAATAATGGGAATATTCCTAGTTTTATTTGAGCACCGCATTTTTTGTCATAAAAGACAGGCGAGAATATGCATAACAACGTTAACTCGGTTAAATTATCTCATTAAGTGTTAAATTCAATAGCTCTGATTCGCTGGGAGTTTTGTGTGATGTAATTTCAAATACAACATGTGGTCACGCTTGTTGAAACTTTTGTATCTGAATTAAATACTGTCACGGGTATTTTACTTAATCACAGGTTGCATCATATCTAAATAAGAATATTATTAGCTACGTATTCCTAATACATTAATGATTAACCGATCTTGCTGAATAATAATTATTCGGCCTTTACTGGTTATTATTTGAGTCGAATGAATACGTTATACTCTACAGACGGAACAAAACCATATAAA from Klebsiella sp. WP3-W18-ESBL-02 includes the following:
- a CDS encoding L-alanine exporter AlaE gives rise to the protein MFSAQSRLRHAAADTFAMVVYCSVVNMMIEIFLSGMTFEQSLSSRLVAIPVNIIIAWPYGLYRDFIMRQAARISPAGWVRRAADPLAYVTFQSPVYVMILLSVGADWHQIAAAVSSNAAISLVMGAAYGYFLDFCRRLFRVEQYTQAKA
- a CDS encoding PLP-dependent aminotransferase family protein; the protein is MKTRHVPRYQQIARQLKAAIEQGELSAGRRLPSSRLYAQELGVSRVTVENAYAELVAQGWLERRGQAGTYVSHHLTLEATPAEPLGFGGEQFQPLPFQLGLPALDLFPRGLWARVMGRRLRTQTRFDLALGDVCGELALRQAIVEYLRLSRSIECDAGQVFITSGYAAAMSLALKALDGRGESMWVEDPGFPLIRPTLAEEGVSLHPVPVDDEGMNIDWALQHAGDARFALLTPAHQSPTGVALSLPRRRQLLDWAAHQRAWVIEDDYDSEFRYHGKPLPPLKSLDAPQRVIYVGTFSKSLFPALRTAWLVVPLPLVAAFRRQAQRAACPVPLLWQHTLADFLREGHFWRHLKKMRIHYAQRRRWLETALVAQGFQVVAQSGGIQLVVTVEGDDLAMARRAREAGLAVQAISDWRIATGGRGGLIMSFTNLISQAMADEQVAALRRALK
- a CDS encoding DUF2002 family protein — encoded protein: MYLRPDEVARVLEKAGFTMDAVTPKAYGYRRGENYVYVNREARMGRTALIIHPGLKDRSYKFAEPASDIKACDHYEQFPLYLGGDVEQHYGIPHGFSSRMALERFLDGLFGENV
- a CDS encoding DUF883 family protein — encoded protein: MPKLFNRNEADDEVQDIHNDVSQLADSLEDILKSWASENKDEVDTARRKAKALLSETRARIHGRSRIQQSACDVAETADSYIRDKPWQSVSAAAAVGIFIGVLLGSRR
- the proV gene encoding glycine betaine/L-proline ABC transporter ATP-binding protein ProV → MAVKLEVKNLYKIFGEHPQRAFKYIEKGFSKEQILEKTGLSLGVKDASLAIEEGEIFVIMGLSGSGKSTMVRLLNRLIEPTRGQVLIDGVDIAKISDAELRDVRRKKIAMVFQSFALMPHMSVLDNTAFGMDLAGVPVQERQEKALDALRQVGLENYAHAYPDELSGGMRQRVGLARALAINPDILLMDEAFSALDPLIRTEMQDELVKLQAKHQRTVVFISHDLDEAMRIGDRIAIMQNGEVVQVGTPDEILNNPANDYVRTFFRGVDISQVFSAKDIARRNPDGLIRKTPGFGPRSALKLLQDDDREFGYVIERGNKFVGIVSIDSLKEALKANQGIDAALIDEPLAVDAQTPLSELLSHVGHAPCAVPVVGEEQQYVGVISKRMLLQALDREGANNNG
- the proX gene encoding glycine betaine/L-proline ABC transporter substrate-binding protein ProX, which gives rise to MRHSFVFATAFATLVSTSAFAADLPGKGMTVQPVQSTLSEETFQTLLVSRALEKLGYTVSKPNEVDYNVGYTSIAAGDATFTAVNWIPLHDDMYAAAGGDKKFYREGTLVGGAAQGYLIDKKTADQYHITNIEQLKDPKIAKLFDTNGNGKADLTGCNPGWGCEAVINHQLDAYDLTKTVEHNQGNYAAMMADTITRFKEGKPIIYYTWTPYWVSDVLKPGKDVVWLQVPFSSLPGVQKNIDTKLANGANYGFPVSTMHIVANKAWAEKNPAAAKLFAIMKLPLSDINAQNAMMHDGKASEADVQGQVDGWIQAHQQVFDGWVKEALAAQK
- the proW gene encoding glycine betaine/L-proline ABC transporter permease ProW, with the protein product MADQSNPWDTTPAADSAANSADAWGSPASTPSGGSADWLHSAPAPQAEHFNIMDPFHKTLIPLDSWVTHGIDWVVTHFRPLFQGIRVPVDYILSAFQQLLLGMPAPVAIVIFALIAWQISSLGMGVATFISLIAIGAIGAWSQAMVTLALVLTALLFCVLIGLPLGIWLARSPRAAKIIRPLLDAMQTTPAFVYLVPIVMLFGIGNVPGVVVTIIFALPPIVRLTILGINQVPADLIEASRSFGASPRQMLFKVQLPLAMPTIMAGVNQTLMLALSMVVIASMIAVGGLGQMVLRGIGRLDMGLATVGGVGIVILAIILDRLTQAVGRDSRSRGNRRWYSTGPLGLLLRPFTK
- a CDS encoding ArsR/SmtB family transcription factor translates to MTPNELLQSLAGEAAALLKAMSNPRRLLILCMLCDAPGTSAGDLAKACGLSPSATSQHLARMREERLVDCRREAQRLHYFIKNEAVQQIVATLKTLYCP
- a CDS encoding rhodanese family protein; protein product: MTTETISPKEAFALTEQGALLIDIRDADEYAREHIPAARLLPLSAIEQGATVQASAADVVIFHCQSGNRTRNNLARLVAAAAPAQVNIVEGGIDGWRQAGLLTVEDKSQPLPLMRQVQIAAGVLILLGVILGYSVSSAFFLLSAFVGAGLTFAGVTGFCGMARLLVSMPWNRR
- a CDS encoding carboxymuconolactone decarboxylase family protein — translated: MTALRQPYSELSPAVYAGLVQASIALEKSMLERPLLELLYLRVSQINGCAFCLEMHSNALRKAGVEQTRLDALAGWRVSDRFSDAERAALAWAEDLTHIAETHAEDDVYQPLLAHFSAEQISDMTFAISLMNAFNRLAVGMRM